The proteins below come from a single Garra rufa chromosome 3, GarRuf1.0, whole genome shotgun sequence genomic window:
- the katnb1 gene encoding katanin p80 WD40 repeat-containing subunit B1 yields the protein MALTNTTITSWKLQEIVAHSSNVSSLVLGKSSGRLLATGGEDCRVNIWAVSKPNCIMSLTGHTSPVECIQFNSSEERVVAGSQSGSLRLWDLEAAKILRTLMGHKASICSLDFHPMGEYLASGSVDSNIKLWDVRRKGCVFRYKGHTQAVRCLAFSPDGKWLASASDDSTVKLWDLIAGKMITEFTSHTSAVNAVQFHPNEYLLASGSADRTVKLWDLEKFNMIGSSEGETGVVRSILFNPDGSCLYSGSENTLRVYGWEPDRCFDIVHVGWGKVSDLAISNNQMIAVSYSQNNVSWYVVDLSRVKKSGSVIQGLIQDKPIPAPTSALGTTLRRNYERPTTSCTGQEMKQSSEADRRSPEGERRSPSSEDEKEDKESSAEITNPEDYKEIFQPRSVISRTPPKRTEPFPAPLEHSFSESLLEKPGPAVKIVTPVIDRAGHLKGPIISSTPVQRVEPTVIAAAPRPVAVVTTSVSSPSRPVVTTTKPKPFTGIILSTRNEPIGLHAGDFLSHARNAKAGMMGDEEALAQIRKGHDTMCVMLTSRYKNLDTVRSVWASGDVKTSLDSAVSMNDLSIVVDILNIINLKPSLWKLDLCTSILPQIEELLQSKYESYVQTGCMSLKLILKRFWPLISDTLTAPPSVGVDITREERHQKCKACYKQLKNLSNVVKNRAEQVGRHGSTFKELQLLMAPLDY from the exons ATGGCTCTCACCAACACCACTATAACATCATGGAAACTGC AGGAGATTGTGGCCCACTCCAGCAATGTGTCTTCACTGGTGTTGGGGAAATCGTCTGGTCGTTTGCTGGCCACTGGCGGCGAGGACTGCAGAGTCAATATCTGGGCTGTCAgcaaaccaaactgcattatg AGTCTGACGGGCCACACCAGCCCTGTGGAGTGTATCCAGTTCAACAGTTCTGAAGAGCGTGTGGTGGCCGGTTCTCAGTCCGGCTCTCTTCGGCTTTGGGATTTGGAAGCTGCTAAAA ttctgcGCACTTTGATGGGGCACAAAGCCAGTATCTGCAGTCTGGACTTCCACCCCATGGGAGAATACCTGGCATCTGGCTCTGTGGATAGCAATATTAAG TTGTGGGATGTGCGAAGGAAAGGATGCGTGTTCAGATATAAG GGTCACACTCAGGCTGTGCGCTGTCTAGCCTTCAGTCCTGATGGGAAATGGCTGGCTTCAGCCAGTGATGACAGCACAGTAAAG CTGTGGGATCTGATAGCAGGCAAGATGATCACTGAATTCACATCACACACATCAGCAGTCAATGCTGTGCAGTTCCACCCCAACGAGTACCTGCTCGCTTCTGGGAGTGCAGATCG GACTGTCAAGCTGTGGGACCTGGAGAAATTTAACATGATTGGATCGTCAGAGGGCGAGACGGGAGTTGTGAG GAGTATATTATTTAATCCTGATGGTAGCTGCTTGTACAGCGGCTCGGAGAACACACTACGAGTGTACGGCTGGGAGCCTGACCGCTGCTTTGATATAGTGCATGTAGGCTGGGGCAAAGTGTCTGACCTGGCCATCAGCAACAACCAAATG ATTGCAGTGTCCTACAGTCAAAACAATGTCAGCTGGTATGTTGTGGATCTCAGCCGAGTGAAAAAATCAGGATCTGTGATCCAAGGGCTGATTCAGGACAAGCCAATCCCAGCTCCCACATCTGCACTAGGAACAACACTACGACGGAATTACGAGCGACCCACTACATCCTGCACTGGACAaga GATGAAGCAGAGTTCAGAGGCAGATCGCCGGAGTCCAGAAGGAGAGAGGAGAAGTCCTAGCAGTGAGGATGAGAAAGAAGACAAGGAGAGCAGTGCAGAAATCACCAATCCAGAAGATTATAAAGAGATCTTTCAGCCACGCAGTGTCATCT CACGAACGCCACCTAAAAGAACAGAACCTTTCCCAGCACCCCTAGAGCACTCTTTCTCAGAGAGTTTACTAGAGAAACCTGGCCCAGCAGTTAAGATTGTAACACCAGTAATAGACAGG GCAGGACATTTGAAAGGTCCCATTATCTCCTCTACTCCAGTACAAAGAGTTGAACCAACTGTGATTGCTGCTGCTCCCCGTCCAGTAGCTGTGGTGACCACATCAGTGAGCTCTCCCTCTCGTCCTGTGGTAACTACCACCAAACCTAAACCTTTCACAGGAATCATCCTCTCAACACGCAACGAGCCAATTGGCCTCCATGCTGGGGACTTCCTTTCT CATGCAAGAAACGCTAAAGCCGGCATGATGGGAGACGAAGAGGCATTAGCACAGATAAGGAAAGGGCATGACACCATGTGCGTAATGCTGACCAGTCGATATAAAAACCTGGACACAGTACGCTCCGTCTGGGCCAGTGGTGATGTCAAG ACTTCCCTGGATTCAGCTGTATCTATGAATGATCTTTCTATTGTGGTGGACATCCTTAACATAATCAACCTCAAACC ATCGCTGTGGAAACTGGACCTCTGCACTTCCATCTTGCCACAGATTGAGGAATTGCTACAGAGCAAATATGAAAG TTATGTACAGACTGGTTGTATGTCTTTAAAGCTGATTTTGAAGCGTTTTTGGCCACTAATCTCGGACACGCTTACTGCTCCTCCGTCTGTTGGAGTGGACATTACTCGAGAGGAGAG GCATCAGAAATGTAAAGCTTGCTATAAGCAGCTGAAGAACCTCAGTAATGTAGTGAAGAACCGAGCTGAGCAGGTTGGGCGTCATGGCAGCACTTTCAAAGAGCTACAACTACTTATGGCTCCATTGGACtactga